From the Lactuca sativa cultivar Salinas chromosome 9, Lsat_Salinas_v11, whole genome shotgun sequence genome, the window ATTAGAATGTCACACCTATATTCTTTTCTGTAACTTCCAGTACTCAATTTTTGTTAAAACTTTCTTAAAGATTTTAATTTTATTCTTCAATAACGACAGAGTATGTATTTTAATATAAGATTTCTCTATACTAACTTATGTATTTACTACCAAAAAAAGTAACACATCCATTTTGAGTATATGAAAATCTTGTACGAAAGTCAcctaatataattttattttctaaacatATACTTTTAATACCCAGTTAtgaaaatttgtgtgattatgacAGTAAAGATTTCAAAATGTTGATTTTAAAGTATATATGTAGCATATGTTTATTTAATTTACGGATTTACCCCTATTTTCAACATTAAATTACTATTGGATAATCTTCAAATGGACGGATAAGATTTAAAATCAAGAATTTAAATCCGTGGATCGCGGTATAGGATATCGTATCCCACAATAGGCTGAAAAGAAGTTGAAATCACACAATTCCTTCACTATATATCCCtcaactcaaagtctacttcaaaTCCCACCATCATCATTCATCAACTCTTTTTAGCATCCACTAACATGGCGTTGCTCCGCTATTCGCCGccgttcttcttcttcatctgtcTCACATTAACATCTCTGTTTTTACAATCGTACCCAGTTCATTCACTCAACTGCGCATCGGAAAAATTCACAAACAAGAAAGTCTATTCAAATTGCACCGATCTACCCACCCTGAATTCTACCCTCCATTGGAGTTTCACCCCACAAAACTCCTCCCTCTCCGTCGCATTCATCGCACCTCCGGCGACACCGAACGGTTGGATCGCATGGGCAATCAACCCCACCGGGACCGGCATGATAGGGAGTCAAGCGCTCATCGCCTTCAAGAACTCCAGCAGCTCAATGGTCGTGAAGACCTACAACATTACTACGTACGCCTCCATCGTTGAAGGGAAGATCTCGTTCGAGGTACTGGAGTCTAGGGCGGAACATTCTGATGGAGTAATGAAGATTTTCGCGACAGTGAAGTTGCCGGAGAAGATGACGGAAGTGAACCATGTGTGGCAGGTTGGGGGTTCGGTTAAAGACGGAGTTCCGGTGAAACATGGGTTTTTGCCGGCGAATATGCAGGCAATGGGTAAGCTGCAACTGGAAGGGAAGGCACAAAGTAATGGTACCACCGCCGGTAGTCCCGCCGTTGCTCCGAGCACTAGTTCGTCGTCCGGTATCACCGGAATTTACGTGATTCCTATctttttttcatgtttatttggaTTTTTCTAAGTATAGAAAAACATAAAACTTGAACGTGGTATTTAATATTTTAGGTTAATTACGTCTTATTTTTGTAATTCATAAGAAATTGGAAAAAAATCACTTCCTTCCAAGTTCCAATATCGTTCTATATATAAGTATTGAGAAGAAAATACGAAATTGTTTCTCATTTAGTTAATCTTCTAATTGTTTTAGAttttttatactataatattAAATGTCTTCTTAATTTACGAGTTTATGCAAAAACACCTTCTTGCATGGTAGAATTCAATTTTGTAAATAATGTCATTATATTAAATCATGAATATCCTTTTATGGATAACTATAGACTTGTTAAGCAAATAACGAGGCATTAACATTGAATAATAGTATCAGAAATTGAGAAAGAATTATATACTACCGAAAACTTTTGGCTAAGGATTATATACTACCGAAAACTTTTGGCTAAGAAAATTTAAATAGTCACCACATaagtttttatcatttttttgttatgttttgccAACAAATAAGGTGTTGTAATACCTTTGtcaatcaactttttttttttcctaaattaaaaaaatataacattttctaaccaaattaaaaaacataaatattaattaaaataacataatatttcattaaaattaaaaaaaaatattacattTAAGTATAAAAAACGTAACACTCTTGAAAAGTTAAATGCTTATTGGTTGGGAATAAATTTTTTATAAGGTGGTTGACAATTTTTCTTGAAATAAACATATAATGCTTGAAGAGTTGGGTGATGTGCATTAGGAAAACTACACATGAATGTGCTGGGTAAAAGTCACACATGCCAAATGTTTATGTGTTGGTTTGTTGTACAATGAGCTAATCTAAAAATACATTGAAGTAATGAGAAGTGATATGCCGTTGAAAATCACCGGTGGCAAAAATTACGATCATGGGATGATGTTTGTTGTCGGCAACACCCGCTAAGTATGCATACTGACGGTAAGATTATCACAAAATGATAGAAAGATTAACCGTTGTAAAAATATTCCATTGAAAAGGATAATTCCTTTTTGCAAAACTAGAATAGATCACTTTTTTCTTTAATCTTTTCATAACTATATCCTGTTGAAAGATAATAACATTTTGGTGGACTATTAATCAAAATGTTAAAACTTGTTTGTTCTTTATTATCGTTTAATAAATTATATTCTCAAATTTTAATTTTTGTGACAAAGTCAAGAGAtcaattatattttaaatttaattgttataataataaattaatatttttgaaatgtttttttttggaaatggGCAAATATATTAATAAGCAACCACATCAAGCTAATATGGTAAAAAGTACAAGACAGCTGAAAACACAAATTACAACAAAGAAAAGGGCAAAAATTTCAAACTCTCTAATCCACCATTTTTGCATGGAGTTCTATGTTTGCACCAAGTAAACATTATAGCTTTTATCCTCTCTATTATAATCGCCAAGGATGTGTGAACCTGTTCATATACCCGTTTATTCATGGCTAACCATAAGCACCATAAAGCTCCATTGAGTATCATATTCAGCAGCCTCTTTTTTCTAATACATCCAGACCACCTTGAGACGAATAGTATCAATTCCTTTACCGAAGTAAATCTTTCACAATTGAGTTCACACCAGGATAGAATCGAATCTAATACGGAAATCGCCATTGGGCACGTAATCAGAATGTGGTCAGACGTCTCCTCTTCCAAGTTACAGCCACTGCATCTAGTTGATGGGATATTAATCCCACGCCTAGTGAGTGTCATCGCCGATGGAATTCTTCCTTGTTTTGCTATCCACAATATTTTTGAAATGTTAATCATAAAAACCAATAACGGTTTTATACGATTGCCTATAATTGAAGTATTGATTGTTTATGTAACATATTGATATTCACATTTCACGATGTTAAATTTTTGAACGTTTTCTATGTTTTTTGCTGCCAACCCACAAGATTGCCTTTCTTTTGTTTACGTTCAAGATCATTTCGAATATTTAATAAACCACTAGATATTCTTattaattatatgatattatgatAAACTAAACACTTGATTTTGATTGAgagggatttttaatttttttttttgaaacggcagAATGAAATATTTGAGAGGGAAGTATCTATGAAAAAAGTTATTCCACCGACTACTAGGTGCGTTTCGTATTCACAAGCACATTCCAATGGTCCTGTTTTAACTTTTCTAAAGATGCAATACGTGCCCCTCATTGTTCTCCAACTATCTATATATTTGAAGTAATGCATATTTTCTTGTATATCCCTTGATTCAtgtcaaaaatattattttaatctcAAGAACTCTATGTTATTCATTAAAAATCGCAAACTCAAAGCCCTCAAATCTTGGTTTATGGGTTATTCGTTATTAGTCGTTCTTACAATTAACAAACAATAGGGCCCTAGTTTATATATGTTGATTGTGGGGTCAATTTTATGCCGTATTAAAAACACTCTTTTACATTAAGTTATTAAAAACAATCTTTTGCATTAAGTTGATTGCAAAAGCCATAAATATATTTCTCTTATTTGATTTTTATAGTACATAAGGCCATTTAAAAAATCCTAGTCATTCACAGCATCTAAAGTAAACTTTCATCGAAACTCATAAAGGTAAATTGTAAAACAAAGTATAATTGTTCAAAAAAAGCATTAGGACCACAACTTATATATTGTCTGCATATGAATTCATAAAAAAAAGATTAAAGATAAGACTGAAATGCTACTAAATTCTATAGCCACACCTCGATATTGCATCGACATCTAGCCAAAATTGTCCATTTTATATAATCCATGAAAAAAATGCCACAATTGTGTCCAGATTGTACACACCATGAAAATCGTTTTCAATGTCTTGATCTGACTTGTTGTATCTCCTGATGTCGAATCGAAAAGTTGTTTTTTAAATTAGATGACGATTGAGACAAATGATTGCTAAGATTAATTTATGTGTTGGGAAATGCTTTAAGAGTCTTAATGATATAGTATGAAATTGCACATGGCATAACTTTATGAAACAAGTTGATTATATGAGGCATGGATGATGGATGTATGAGGTCACATACCATGTTCATACGGTGTAGTCATCAAACCATCATCATGACACACCACATATGCTTCCATTATCGAAGTTTCCAATCAAATGGGTACCAACGGATTTGTTCAAAGGCCAAAAAATGCCAACAAAGATTTGTGTGATAAAAAGAATACTAGATTCATATTCTTCATAGGTTCAATTGTCAACATAAGTTATTTGAAATATATTAGAAGAATTAACAGTTTTTTATTGATAGAGACCAATAAAAAGGTAGAAAATGGTATTTCACATGCATTTACATCACATTTCTTGAAAAAGAATACAAAAACATTGTTTAAGCATACAAAAAACCACTTCACGGGTCCGAATTTTGCTGTTTTGATGGGCTTGCCAGTCCCCAACGGGAGGAGCATGTTAGATGCATTTATGCTTCTTTTAGGACATCCATTTCATGCATTTAAATCACATTTATGATTTTAATATCATGCGTTTTATATATTTTGAGAATTTTACGTGAATTGGTGGAACATTTTGAATTGCATACTTGTTGGATTGTTTTCAGGTGGTTTGAATATTGGGGCAAGGAAACATTGAAGAACATAACTTGAAGCATCAATTCGGTATTTTAGTCTTCGTAAAAAAGATTGTAAATTACCAACGCTAGATTTGATCAAAGGCCAAAAAGGGTCAACAAAGATTTAtgggaaaaaaaaaagaatactgATTCACATTGTTCATAGGTTCAATTGTCAACATAAGTGACGCCAAATATATTAGAAGAATTAAGAGAGTCCTTTATATATAAATGAGAAAAAAAAGGTCCCAAACACAAATATTTATAACAACCAGAAAATAACATTACATAGAGTGGCCTAATGTACAATATAATGAGCACAAAATAATCAATGAACCCAAAAAAGTTAATAGAACAAAAGGGTGTTTGAATCATGGTGCCAATGGCAATTGCTTAGCATCTCCATTATCATAGGGTTTGGTGGCCTTCACAGACTTCCTTTTCCTTTTTAATACAACAATCCATGTAAGTACTTCTAAAACCAAAGCAATAACACCCAAAATAGAGATTATAATTATATAGGCTGATCTCCATTTA encodes:
- the LOC111885535 gene encoding auxin-induced in root cultures protein 12 translates to MALLRYSPPFFFFICLTLTSLFLQSYPVHSLNCASEKFTNKKVYSNCTDLPTLNSTLHWSFTPQNSSLSVAFIAPPATPNGWIAWAINPTGTGMIGSQALIAFKNSSSSMVVKTYNITTYASIVEGKISFEVLESRAEHSDGVMKIFATVKLPEKMTEVNHVWQVGGSVKDGVPVKHGFLPANMQAMGKLQLEGKAQSNGTTAGSPAVAPSTSSSSGITGIYVIPIFFSCLFGFF